The DNA region cTTGAAATTTCCTGAAtcaaataaagcattttaaacaTGATTAATGACATTTTCTTTGACAAGTAGCATTATTACACTATTCTATAGCATTAATTAAACAGTGCTGGAGGAGGGTGGGACTCACAAAATTTGCCCAAATGAAGCTCCTAGACTAAATTCACAAGTGTTACcatacagaagaaaatacaagcggaaaaaatcagtaaagaaattgaagcaaaattGGTGGAAAAAAGTCAGAATGAATTTAGTCATTCTTCTcagcataaaaaaaaaacccaaagaggacTAAGGAACTTATATTAAAGAGGATGTGAATGTGTCATGGGCTGAAAAAGCAGCagaaaaaaggagatcaaggTGGGAACAGGGCAAAACAAAATCACCCTGATTCACTTTTCAGGCAGGGCTACATTGCCCTTCTACGGAAATAGGCAtcatgacattttaatttttgacTAAAATTTATGTTTCTTCTACATAATTtgtgttaaaaatataaaagtgtaCTACAAATTTCTGGGTCTTTTTATGAAGCAAGAAAAAACATGTACATCCATGGTATAGCTAGAAGTTAATTCTACCTTTAATTGGAGCATTAATTCACACTGGTATCACCCTTTCTGTGCCTGGTTCTTTGATTATTCTTGTGTACTCCATTGTGATCTTCTGATTTTCTGCATgaaatttaaacaaacaaacaaaaggacaGTCATCACATACTTACTATATATTACCTATATCAGGATCATTTACCATATCAGAACGTCAGTTAATATTACATAGATAGCATCAAAGCATAATTGAGCTCTCCAAAAACTACCTACTTTCACCACAGTGGTGGTCCAGGACCCTAAGCTAGAGAAGCTTCATTTAATGGCTTGGTGACATACTGTTGACTGAGGATCAGATTGGCTAAATTTACAATGGTGCACAATTTAAGAAGGGTGGCCTTCACAGCAATTCCTTTGGCCAAATGAAATATTGTGACCTGTCTATTAAAAGGCCATGAAGGTATCTGATTTTATGCCATAAAGCACATAAAGAAGTTGTCCTTAAGATCACTCTTAGGCTCAGACTGGAAGATAGAATTGTTCCTCAAATTGCTACAGATCAAATTTTGGCTAGAAAGAAGTATGTTGTACACGTATCAATGGTGAAACCAACAGATACATATTGAGGCTTATTCCAATAAGTATGATATCCCCACTTCTGAAGTGAAATACACTTATTCCCAAATGCTATGTAGCCAAAGCATTTCTACAAGTGGAAGTTTTATCTTTCAAGGTAGAAGAGATTATCGGGAGACTCTTAACCCATACCCATTTTGGATTATGGAAGTGTCCTGAATTCCTTAAGACCGCCTACATGATGAGACATTGACTACAACTAGTAAAGAAGTAATGGTCATCTGGAGTTAAGCAGACTAGATCTAGGCCACTCAATACTCATATTTTGAATTGATTGAATAAACTAGACATTTTAGTGTTGTGAAGATATTATTCTTGGTACAAGCTATCAAAATTTATAGTGGTTCTAATTCTGTATAATCAATATGAACTCAGTATCTATGGATTTCAATATCTGACTAAAGAACtattgaggaaaacaaaagatatcagtttaatattttatagtttgaattttatttatatttcatattttatagatatattaattatatataacatgataaatatcttaatattttatagttAAATCATTTGCAAAAGAATGATTCCAATTCGAGTTTGTTTCTTCCCTTAGTTCTTAGATCTTGGCTCCCTTGATACAATAGTACCAATTTTGGAGAGATCATGAACCTTCTGTTTATattgattaaatatttataaagtaaaaaCTGGACTATCATGTATGAAAATTATGAGAATTTCTTTGTTTACTCAGGAAAAGAGTAAAACCAATAAAGTAAATATTTGGACATATGATTCTATTAATGTCCATTTTCCATTCTTATTTGTTTCATTAGTTGAGCTAACCAATAATTTCAACATTTGTTGGTCAACCTTTGGGGGAAGAGTCTCTAGCGAAATAACAATCACATTAAATGTTCACTTTTTTCTCAGCTACATCCTTTCACATAACTTAATACTAATACTTACAGCTGTTCAGCTTGTTCAAATTCTTTTCCACtttctgtgttaaaaaaaaagaacaatttaaattttAGGATTCTTTTATGATATTTTAAGGATCATGTTTGATCAGATTTCTATAAATGGATTTCTCCAAAGAATGTGAGAGCTGACTAACATATcatttttcaagttattttacAATTTtccagtgaaaaaaaaaataaagtgttatATGAAAAATGTGTTTCTCAAACTATTTAGGCtcatatatatatgctatatttaaaaagtaaaattgacataAGAATTGATTCTCCTATCTTTTACTTAACTAAAAATTGTAACTTAAATAGATTAATAATgatggcattttaaaatttttgcaacatTTTATCATATAGGACCATCACAAAATTCACTGACATATTCTATTGCATACATTTTTATGTACCATATAGTATGTGGctcatttaaagaacaatgagGCCAGGTAAAACTAGAAAGTACtctataaaatttatatatatatatatatatgctggtATAGAATAAAAGGCTATTAATGTTAATAATGGCTACCTCTGGGAGTAAAATAAGGGCAACtaaaactttttaaactttactgTGCACTGATGGGTCATAATGAAGTATTTTGGAATAACATTCCTACCTGAGGATAGCTGTCTCCTTTTGGTGTATAGCTCATAGAGAAAAATACCAGTTATCAAAATAACAACTTCAGCAGTTACTACAAGAAATGGTTTCAGTGGCACCAGGTAGGTTAGCACTTTGAGGTTCTGCTTTCCTTCACTGTCCCCTAGGAGGAATATCGCGCGGCACCAGTATAGTCCACCGTCTTTTGATTCAAGGTGCTTTATCTTGAGCTTTGTTTCATTATGTGAGGATGGTACAATTTCATACTTGTTTTTCAATGTAAGATCAATGGGAACCTAATATAAGGAGACATTCATATCACACGTATAAGAATTATATGGGTAGAATTTTTTGGTTTGAGTGATTGTTTTTaaattggacctatgatttcatcttgGAAGGGATGTCTAGTACCGACcttcctctaccaaagcagactgGCACCCACTCTCCAGGTTTAGTTTATTGATTTAGATTGGAACtgtaggagttaagtgacttgcctatcaTCAGACAAATCCTCCTGACTTTAAAGCCAGCTCTTTGTCAATTTTGCCAGACCACCTTACACAAAATTTTTCTACATTTAAAAGCTGTTTGGGTGAGATATTCTCAAGAAAAAAATGtgtcatagaaaaaaaattaagtagtaGGCATCCAAATCTTTGAAAGCAGCACCACCCCTCCAGTTTCACAGGTTCATAACTTGAGCATTGTCCTagactcctccttctccctcaccttaTACATCCAATCAATCATTAAGTCTTGTAgtttctaccttcaaaacatcCTTCACATCtgaccctttctctccactcacaaaacTATCACCTTAGTTCAAGACCTCACCACAGCTCAACTATTTCGATACTCTCATAACTGAGTTTTCCTGCCTCATAtcccctcttcattccagtccatcctacacactgctgccaaaataattttgcCAAGTACAGATTTGACCATTTCATTCCCTTACTctggtggcttcctatcacctgtAGAATGAAACATTCTTCACACAGTGCATACAACATAGCATTTAATACTTGATTGCTATATGTAACACTCATCTTGTGTTATTAATGCTCATTTCAAGGAAAGCAAAGCAGAAAGCATAATTCTAAAGAATCACTTTCAGGTTTTGAAAATTCAACAAGGAGATCACCCTCTCTAGTCTTCTGTTTCCTTATTGTAAAATGAATTTGGATTAAATGAGAgattcttaatttaatttttattgtggaTCCCTTTGtcaggctggtgaagcctatggaccccttctcagaacaaagaTTTTAAGTAGatgaaacaaaatattaaaatattacaaagaaaaccaattatgtcaaaattatttttaaaaatacaaagaaaaccaattttgtTGAAATCTAGTTATACACATATCTCTGTCTTTATCTATATATGTAAATTTCAAGGACCACCCATTAAAAACTCTTGAAATTAGATATtcttcaaatctatgatcccataatcaTTATGGGGAAATACTCTTAAAATGATTTAATTGACACTCACTGGTAGAGTAGAAATAGCATGGAGATGGGATGCCATCTTGAGCAATGGTATGTTGGTAAACTTAAATCTGGCTCTTTCCTTGTTCTAGATATTTTGGATGGGGTAGAAATTCTTAATATCCTCTATATTTTTAGTTTCTCATATTCAGACACTGTCTGGGACTATTACCTAATATAACATAAATCAATTTACTGGCTGAATTGTCATGACTATGTATCTCAAAAGAACTTTCAAAATCTGATTAAGACCTAGTGGCCGTCTCTTTATCATCTGTGAGTAGATTATCCAAACTCAAGACCTCCTGCCAGCCAACAGCCTTCTGGGTGCCCCTTCAAGAGAAGGTTGTGGTCCTGGGACTAGAGAGaaatacaagcatttatttattgtattcaaaaatacaataaaaatagctTTATATCATTCTTTGTTTATACTAAATCAACAAGCACTTCTTAAGTACATTCTAGGCACCAGGCACCATCAACTACACTTTCCTATCATATGTACGGATAACTGGCAGTTTGATAACAGTTAAAATGTTGGGGAAACCCCATCATTTAACCACTCACTCAAATTAATGTTATCTGATACATATATTGATAGCTGtgtcttttttatttgttgcACAAAGACAAGGAGATATGATACTGTAAAGTCACACCTGAATTTTATCAGAAGTCTCCACTCTCTGCCACACTGTACCATAGCATTGGAAACTGTCTCTTCTAAAAGAATCAACTCTCATTCCTCTGCCCTCAAAAGTTGAAACAAGATCAATCTTGTTTGTGTTGGAATGTCCTATCAGATTTGGAAGCTCAGCACAACTGCATACTAGTATTATTATCTGACAAAGTAGTTTGCCTTTGACAGGAATTTATTTTCAGGTGTTACAGCagtggaagagaaagaataaaatggtGACAGTCCACTTTACTGCCATTATCAaacaatgtggaaaggctttgatGAGCATTATGGATTATCTATGTCTTTATAGTTGGTGATTGGAAAATCCACTCTTCTAGATTATTGGAAATTGACATTCTTTAGCTTTCCTTGGCTACCTGCCACCCGTAGACACCTTGTCTTATTTTGCATGCAAAACCTGTAGATCTGATTTGAGTTGGAATAAATTCATGTGCAGGTTAAAATAAGAAcaactttggaaaagaaaaacaacaggtTTTCCTATCAATCTAAATGTGAGGCAGCTATATGGCGccgtggatagaatactggataTAATATCAAAAAGACCTTAGTTAAAAtgtcagatacatactagctgtgtgactaaatgggtaagtcacctaatgGTTAAGTCCTAACCTGTCTTCCTtattttttcatcagtaaaatggatttCAAAAATAGtgcctatctcccaaggttgttatgaagatcacaagaagtaatatttgtaaggtactgAGTAAAGGACCtggacatagtaggtacatatTCCCTCCTCATCCCTTCCCTCTATATTACAATGGTAgtgagagagggatagagaaaagAATGACAGATTTCTTTCAGGGtctggaatgggggaggggaagagtctTTTACcatgattttgttgttgctgtcagGAATCTGCCACCATTCTAAAATTCTAGAATGTTAGACATTCACCTGGAGCATTgacaggtgaaatgacttatctAACCTCCCAGaaccagtacatgtcagagaaaGGACATGAACACAGGTCTGTTTGATCTAGAGAACagctctttatctactatgcAATGGCCTTATCAACTTTCCAGGTAGCAATCTGGGATGATAATGAATAAGGTATCTTTCCTTAGGGATATATTTCTCCAGATCAccaattaaaaatgcaaaagactAATGAATTGTGCTCTCCCCTCAAAAAGACTGAATAAATCACTAAATCTTCTTTTAAAGTCAGTTCTGTGCCTTATAGAAGTAAACTCTGAACTCTGACTATGCAGATGATAACATATTTGGCATTgaggtcatttgtttttttctaagaaTTCTAACTCAGAGAATAACATGGAGCTGAGAAGTTTAAATAGATCTAGGATCCTGGGTCTATTATTAAAGATGCAATAAAaagctttcactttttttttttgatcagaaaaaataaattctaccTTTTCACTTCCATTACTAGCATACCACATCCACTCCAAAGCAACATAGTTTTTACTGTTACAATTCACGACAGCAGAATCCCGTTCATAATTCACCAGTGGCTTTTCTTTCACATAAATTTCAGGAACTAaggaaaattagaggagaaatgtacagttagtaaaaataaatttaaacaaaatacaaatttgtgtttaaatattttctgaaaGAGTTCTCTCAAGTTTCTAAATGATTAATGATCTGTAATGTGGTATTATTTGCTTTTTGGTTCTCTATAATTAGTAAAACAATGTCAGAAGTAATGAAATGCTCATCCATGTTTCAGTTTAATGTAGCTAGTTCTAATATAAATTTCAACAATGTTGATCAAGAAAGATCGGAGTAGAACATAGTTCTGAATCAGCATTAGTATGCATTAGATATAAAAAAGCAATGGAAACCTAAGAAAAATGACTTATGAAGTGAACAATCACTTCTAGAATACTGATGGTAAATCATGTGTCCTGCCACTTAACAAAGACACGATGGTGTAGAATAAGGCAGCCGTTTATAAACGCTGTCCACATGAAGATTGCACATAAGGGTGTAACTATACTTACTTGTTACAACCTAAGGTATTTATCTGGGGGACAGAGTTGGGAGGGAGTAGAAGGGAAATGACAATAAGATACtaaaaaagaggcagaaatgaggggaaaggagataaatgaatcatcaaaaatacacagaaaagaaaaaagttcaaaagGGGACACAGAGATACGTAGGTCAGCGTCAGAACTACCGGATTAAAGTTGAAATATGCAAAACAAAAGcactcttttttctgttctttgtatacatAAATGCTTGTCTGTgtcaagttaataataataaaactaaatttgaaaaaaaaagcaacagagaATCAAGAGTTTTGACGTTAGGAATAGTTTGTTCAAAATGATTAGACTTCAACGAGACCAAGACTACTTCCTACTACCTCCAAGTTGTCTGTTAATAGTATGGAGACAGGGATGTGCTGCTATAAATGCTTGACAACTGGCTCGGGGGAGGGGTGGGATGGAATTGGGGAGACACGGAAaacattttaatgtttaatttCCATTATTCCCTTCATAACTTTCATAAGTCCAGAAAGCAACAAAACAATTaagtcaagccttgatttgtagcatttgcctatttctgaggtgtgaatgaACACACTGAACATTTAAACAATTGTTCTTGTGACAGTATGAGCTGACTTCAGCATACCACTGGATGTAATTAGCCAGGCGAGATCAGAATGGCAAGTCTGATTATCTGAGTGGTCTTTTGAGTGTGTCTGTATTTGTGTGTTCCACTACGATGAGATGCATGTGCTGGCTTTTACTAAGGTTTTTAAGGCATGCAGAAGAGATGGGTAAGCAGTAACATGATTTCATAAAGGCTATTTCAGTTATGTCGGTGAATCTGATTTTGTCCATAGCTAGGCAGGTATGGTTTTAAGgattctgtacacacacacacacacacacacacacacacacacacacaaactcacagtAGTAACTGGCAAGAGATTCATATTAGAAGATAGTTGGTGGCTCTAGTCACAGCAATGAAATAAATCAAGTAGTGTTTAGGGTAGGAAgaacttcatcagttctctcttcacaatgtataaatgtatatctaACCAGAGAGGAGAAGCATCTAGAGCAACTTTCTGCATgttataaaacaaaagaaactagATTTAATGTAGAAATGCCAGTCTGTGCATCCATATCATAGAAGATTCTGATacaagaggagggaagaaaataacactggcAAAGACAGAAGCCAAGGAACAGTGAAAAGAATTGATCTTAACATTATAGGACCACTGTGTcaacaatgttgccagcagctgttgtcggggtgaaagaccaacaacaaaagcacacggGAAGGCTGCTAGTaccagttctttgatctgcttctctaaggaaagcagctttaaggggtaaccatctcactttaaacatacatatatctttcacttagttcaggggaaaaagtcagcaccctgaacttcagagcaaatacaaacagatcaacagacaggcattgtctgatcaagacatcacatacatagttaccaaatagagaagcaacaacatctgggttttcaaagccagtgggctcttaacaatggctacccagagtctcatctggtcaaatcacacaacatcttccagggagtgagagccccaaaacaaaataccaacctcagatcttacatacccttctcagggtcagaggatgTCATaaccatgtaaactaggctttcttgtttcttaagcaggtcaaagactcttgattcaatcaaagaaacaaaagacaacaaaaaagtccactttgcttgccattacatttgaaagtcaagactcttcaaaggtacttgattacctcggcattccaaaagagaaaacagtaaaaaagttccaCCCTGATTACCATAACAACCATATACTTAGAACTATCTGTAAGAGACCTTTGGAGAAATCTAATCTaacattctcattttgcagatgaggaaactgtgccAACAGAatctaagtgattttcccaaggtcatacaggtagcaagtgtTGGGACCAGGAATCTAAggtttgattccaaatccagtactcagCCCACTACAGCATCCAGGCTGAAAAACAGTGAATCCAAGAAGACAATTtcatgacagaaaagtaaaaagtaTTTGTCAATCAAAATTTCTCGAGCATTCACTACGAGAGGTTGAACAAGGGGCTAGTTGAAGAGACTTACTCTGATGACATTTGCACAATAGATAGTGTGTTTCTGCCTTTTCCCATGTAAGTGTAAATGAGATCATTCCAAATCAAGGCATTCCTTGACTGCTCCATTGCAATAAAAAAGAATGGACATGGTAAAAGCTACAATGATTCTCAATGTCAGCATAGcacaggagaaaaaataaagaacataagCTAATTTTGACCAGCTGATGTGACCAACAGTATTTCAAGCAACATGTACCTTACAGGCACTGTGAAGGCTAAATTTAAAGCAAGAGTGAACTTCCTATACAAAGTGACACAGCATTTCCCTCATATCATCTCTTTCTAATTAATAGAGCACATATTGTGGCAATGCAATAGAAAAGGTTGTACTTCCCTTATGTAATTGCTTGACCCAGTTTTGGCAAAGGTATTTGTGTAGGCTCAGCTCAATTTTCTTCTGCAGCTAGCTATCCGTCAGCTAAAAAGGAATGATTTGTCCTATAGATGGAGGTAACCTGTAAAACTATCATTGGAAGCAGCCTCATGGTCCAAGTGAACAATTTAGCTAAACTGGTACTGGTAACAAAATTCTCTAGAAAATGAGTCAAAGTAATATGTTTCACTTTTTCTTGAGAAAGAAGACCAGATGTTTAAAGCTCAAGTATGCACAATGTCAACGCCAGGATGAATCTCAAAACATCAGCAACTATAATGAATTTTGTGGAGGTAGCTTTCTTTTTTGGCATAAGGTATGGGGGTGGACAATATCCTAGTCCAGAAACTACATTCCATCTTTTGAGTTAAAAGTCACCCCCAACTCATTAGCAGCTGCAGGTTCAGAGTGTACACTTAGGTTACCATTCCCTTTCTGGCATCAATTACCCTCCTAATAGCCAAATACCAAAAGACAGCAACATTTTTTTGTCATCACACTAATCAGCTATGTAGAGGCCCTTTTATATTCTCATAGTAATAAATCATCTCTGGCTAGCACACAGACTAAGACAGTGACAATGTTGTTGAATTGGTCTCAGGGTTCAGGCTTGTACGCTTGTGTTTGACTTATGAACTTAGTAGCAGACATCCATTGATTGCCCTATTTAAAACTGAGGCTTCCATAGACTTTCAGGCATGTACTACtctttcagaaaaagaagttaaggccTCTTCTTAAGAGAACTGATGAGTCACATACAATGTGTGTGGAGTAACAGAAAGACTGGGTATTTATAAAATATCTATCCCTTAAAGGTCTGATTAAACAACTGCAATATGAATTGTTCTGTGCAAGCCTTTAAATTGTATTCTGATGAAATTAATTGCCTCTTCAGgcaataatcatttttaaatgacttgTAGGGCAGGATTCTCTTTTAGGaaaagagctagaagggatacATTTATTAACTTTACAAATACCTCCAGGATAATTAATGCTTAAAGTTGCATTAAAGTTAAATGCACATTAAAAACTAATAAGCTCAAATGAAAAGTTTGCATCTaaattgcaaaaaagaaaaaaaagacactcCTAACACTCAGGTATCTttttatccaaaaaaataaataaataaataaaatgcttgaATAAAACCACACAGGCTTTGTGTTGAGGTTCTAGTCAAAAACAGGAATTAGTTGAACTAAATCAAAGTGGAGAAGTAATAAAAAAGGTGGCCACTGAAATACAGATACATGTAaatgtacgtatatacatgtgcatatcaTATATCGTAggggcaagcaaagtgggcctttttactgttttttcttttggagtgtttctcagcactaaggcaaacaagtgcctttgattgggtgtgaagccctcaggccctcaaaaagtgtatatatattctgaggatatccattaagctagaactctcagaaccgAAGGAGGAGaagttttgctttggaggctcactcaTCAGAAGagcattcatgtgatttggccagacgagactctgggtagaaattaaggagccccctggcttagaaacccagatgttggtgcttctctctctggtaactatgtatgtataactttgatcagatggctagaagcctgttgatttgtgttattttctgtttataatttctactcataatttctatttgtattctctctgaagttcaagatgctgactttttcccctgaactaaatgaatgatatatgcgtgtttaattaaagtaagattgtaaaccccttaaagttgctttccttagaaaagcagaccaaagaacctgtgctagcagccttcctgtgtgctggtgttgttggtcttacatagccacagtagcggcaagtagcactgttgttacatatgtatatacatatgtacacacatacatacacacatgttatttgttgttttgggaaaaacaaaaaataaaagtaatataagggaagaatgaaagattaaaaggaaaaagggaggaatt from Trichosurus vulpecula isolate mTriVul1 chromosome 1, mTriVul1.pri, whole genome shotgun sequence includes:
- the EMB gene encoding embigin, which encodes MRSSLGALSLSIFLFVVAPSFSKGTITDADFTTQVVTEGTVEMGNENVTSSSYPELIPMEATLLVIETSDAVVEKNVTIGNPASIELKCNFSTTRHPQFVYVYWKKGNDRIPTTSSVRVFENIMQAHIRLTVTDKKHMDSYSCVFEGIKERKGTFHFKVPEIYVKEKPLVNYERDSAVVNCNSKNYVALEWMWYASNGSEKVPIDLTLKNKYEIVPSSHNETKLKIKHLESKDGGLYWCRAIFLLGDSEGKQNLKVLTYLVPLKPFLVVTAEVVILITGIFLYELYTKRRQLSSESGKEFEQAEQLKSEDHNGVHKNNQRTRHRKGDTSVN